A portion of the Bacillus thuringiensis genome contains these proteins:
- a CDS encoding valine--tRNA ligase, producing MSNTEKNLPTKYDHMSVEEGLYQWWLEGKYFEATGDEKKQPYTIVIPPPNVTGKLHLGHAWDTTLQDILTRTKRMQGYDVLWLPGMDHAGIATQAKVEGKLREEGISRYDLGREKFLEKAWEWKEEYASHIRQQWGKVGLGLDYSRERFTLDEGLSDAVNKVFVQLYEKGLIYRGEYIINWDPATRTALSDIEVIHKEVQGAFYHMNYPLTDGSGHIRLATTRPETMIGDTAVAVHPEDDRYKHLIGKTVTLPIVGREIPIIADEYVEKDFGTGVVKITPAHDPNDFEVGNRHDLPRILVMNEDGSMNEKAGKYNGMDRFECRKELVKDLQEAGVLVEIEPHMHSVGHSERSGAVVEPYLSTQWFVKMAPLAEKAVALQQKEEEKVTFVPERFENTYLRWMENIHDWCISRQLWWGHRIPAWYHKETGEVYVGTEAPADIENWNQDNDVLDTWFSSALWPFSTLGWPNEDSADFKRYYSTDALVTGYDIIFFWVSRMIFQGLEFTGERPFKDVLIHGLVRDEQGRKMSKSLGNGIDPMDVIEKYGADAMRYFLSTGSAPGQDLRFSMEKVESTWNFINKIWNASRFVLMNMDDMKYEEIDLTGEKSVADKWILTRLNETIESVTRNMDKYEFGEAGRSLYNFIWDDFCDWYIEMAKLPLYGEDEAAKKTTRSILAYVLDQTMRLLHPFMPFVTEKIWQHLPHEGESITVAAWPTVREDLQDTEAAAEMHLLVDIIRSVRNIRAEVNTPMSKKVQMQIKAKDEAVLAQLTKNSSYIERFCNPSELTIQTDLQAPEKAMTAIVSGAELFLPLADLINLDEERARLEKELEKFDKEVERVQKKLSNQGFVAKAPAAVIEGERAKEQDYLEKREAVRQRLADLEK from the coding sequence ATGTCAAACACGGAAAAGAATTTACCAACTAAATATGATCATATGTCCGTTGAAGAAGGCCTTTATCAATGGTGGCTTGAAGGCAAGTATTTTGAAGCAACAGGAGACGAGAAGAAACAACCGTATACAATTGTAATTCCACCTCCGAACGTAACTGGTAAGTTACACTTAGGTCATGCTTGGGATACAACTCTTCAAGATATTTTAACTCGTACGAAGCGTATGCAAGGATACGATGTGTTATGGCTTCCAGGAATGGACCATGCTGGTATCGCAACACAAGCGAAAGTAGAAGGAAAACTTCGTGAAGAAGGTATTTCACGTTACGATCTTGGCCGTGAGAAATTCCTTGAAAAAGCTTGGGAGTGGAAAGAAGAGTACGCTTCTCACATTCGTCAACAATGGGGGAAAGTTGGTTTAGGGCTAGACTATTCTCGCGAACGTTTCACATTAGACGAAGGTTTATCTGATGCGGTTAATAAAGTATTCGTTCAATTATACGAAAAAGGCTTAATTTACCGCGGTGAATATATTATCAACTGGGATCCAGCAACACGCACAGCTCTTTCTGATATTGAAGTAATTCATAAAGAAGTTCAAGGTGCATTCTACCATATGAACTATCCGTTAACAGACGGTTCAGGTCACATTCGCCTTGCTACTACTCGTCCAGAAACGATGATTGGTGATACAGCGGTAGCAGTTCATCCAGAAGATGATCGTTACAAACATTTAATCGGAAAAACAGTTACACTTCCAATCGTAGGCCGTGAGATTCCGATTATTGCTGATGAGTACGTAGAAAAAGACTTCGGAACAGGCGTTGTAAAAATTACACCAGCTCATGATCCGAACGACTTTGAAGTGGGTAACCGTCATGACTTACCACGCATCTTAGTAATGAACGAAGATGGATCGATGAACGAGAAAGCTGGTAAGTATAACGGTATGGATCGTTTCGAATGCCGTAAAGAATTAGTGAAAGACTTACAAGAAGCTGGCGTATTAGTAGAAATCGAGCCTCATATGCATTCAGTAGGTCATAGTGAGCGTAGCGGTGCAGTAGTTGAGCCTTACTTATCAACACAATGGTTCGTAAAAATGGCTCCACTTGCAGAAAAAGCAGTAGCACTTCAACAAAAAGAAGAAGAAAAAGTAACGTTCGTACCAGAGCGTTTTGAAAACACATATTTACGCTGGATGGAAAACATTCATGACTGGTGTATTTCTCGTCAATTATGGTGGGGACACCGCATCCCAGCTTGGTATCATAAAGAAACTGGTGAAGTATACGTAGGTACAGAAGCACCAGCAGATATTGAAAACTGGAATCAAGATAACGACGTACTTGATACATGGTTCAGTTCAGCGTTATGGCCATTCTCAACACTTGGTTGGCCAAATGAAGATTCAGCAGACTTCAAACGTTACTATTCAACAGATGCACTAGTAACTGGTTATGACATCATCTTCTTCTGGGTATCTCGTATGATTTTCCAAGGTTTAGAGTTTACAGGCGAGCGTCCATTTAAAGATGTATTAATTCACGGTTTAGTTCGTGATGAGCAAGGTCGTAAGATGAGTAAATCTCTTGGTAACGGTATTGACCCAATGGATGTTATCGAGAAGTACGGTGCAGATGCAATGCGCTATTTCTTATCAACAGGAAGTGCACCAGGTCAAGATTTACGTTTCAGCATGGAAAAAGTAGAATCTACTTGGAACTTCATTAATAAAATTTGGAACGCATCACGTTTCGTATTAATGAACATGGATGACATGAAGTATGAAGAAATCGATTTAACTGGTGAAAAATCAGTTGCAGATAAGTGGATCTTAACTCGCTTAAACGAAACGATCGAGAGTGTAACACGTAACATGGATAAATATGAGTTCGGTGAAGCTGGTCGTTCATTATACAACTTCATTTGGGACGATTTCTGTGACTGGTACATTGAAATGGCGAAACTTCCACTATACGGTGAAGATGAAGCAGCTAAGAAAACAACTCGTTCTATTTTAGCTTACGTATTAGATCAAACAATGCGTCTATTACACCCATTCATGCCATTCGTAACAGAGAAAATTTGGCAACATTTACCGCATGAAGGCGAATCTATTACAGTAGCTGCGTGGCCAACAGTTCGCGAAGATTTACAAGATACGGAAGCGGCAGCAGAAATGCACCTTCTAGTTGATATCATTCGTTCTGTTCGTAACATCCGTGCAGAAGTTAATACGCCAATGAGCAAAAAAGTTCAAATGCAAATTAAAGCAAAAGATGAGGCTGTACTTGCTCAACTTACGAAAAATAGCTCTTACATTGAGCGTTTCTGTAACCCAAGTGAATTAACAATTCAAACGGATTTACAAGCGCCAGAAAAAGCGATGACTGCAATCGTATCAGGTGCGGAGTTATTCTTACCGTTAGCTGATCTTATCAATCTTGATGAAGAGAGAGCTCGTCTTGAGAAAGAACTTGAGAAGTTTGATAAAGAAGTAGAACGTGTACAGAAGAAACTTTCTAACCAAGGTTTCGTAGCGAAAGCTCCTGCAGCGGTTATTGAAGGAGAGCGTGCGAAAGAGCAAGATTACCTAGAAAAACGCGAAGCAGTTCGTCAACGTCTAGCAGATCTTGAAAAGTAA
- the ysxE gene encoding spore coat protein YsxE yields the protein MDIELRNHYEPIVRQYRLDTQHMEEHGSVMKIYTNQGPYALKKIEGRKLERNNFLHHIQYLKEKGFSNYVPIYHATDGNYILSDGTYNYYLMPWLERAEGNGEDNDQYHKMFQTLGTLHQKTVKEETYTEEDLEKHYTTISDRWENDGEMLEEFLVESESKWYMSPFELQYCTYYHHVMRAREFATKQLNEWNDAMKEKEKTRITFVHGNVSLNHFLFDYERNGYFISLEKSKFATPVQDIVGFYSRSLNTYPIARSDRFEWYQMYQKNFPFTKEEQLLMFAYMTYPSQFIRQIGSYRKRKDNRSEENELREVKSLQQSHWLVSNIEYFLSQLQAAQQGNG from the coding sequence ATGGATATTGAATTACGAAATCACTATGAACCTATCGTGAGGCAATATAGATTGGATACGCAGCATATGGAAGAGCACGGAAGTGTAATGAAAATTTATACGAATCAAGGTCCATATGCACTCAAGAAAATAGAAGGCAGAAAGTTAGAGCGGAATAATTTTCTGCATCATATTCAATATTTGAAGGAGAAAGGTTTTTCAAATTATGTACCTATATACCATGCGACGGATGGAAATTATATTTTAAGTGACGGGACGTATAATTATTATTTAATGCCTTGGTTAGAACGTGCAGAAGGAAACGGCGAAGACAATGATCAATACCATAAAATGTTTCAGACACTCGGAACGTTGCATCAAAAAACTGTGAAGGAAGAAACATATACGGAAGAAGATTTAGAAAAACATTATACAACTATATCCGATCGCTGGGAAAATGATGGTGAGATGTTAGAAGAGTTTCTCGTAGAATCTGAATCGAAATGGTATATGTCTCCGTTTGAATTACAATATTGCACGTACTATCATCATGTAATGAGAGCGCGTGAATTTGCAACGAAGCAATTAAATGAGTGGAACGATGCGATGAAAGAAAAAGAGAAAACACGTATTACTTTTGTGCATGGTAACGTGTCGCTTAATCATTTTTTATTTGACTATGAGCGGAATGGCTATTTTATTAGTTTGGAAAAATCGAAGTTTGCAACGCCTGTGCAAGATATAGTAGGTTTTTATTCGCGGTCTTTAAACACATATCCAATCGCAAGAAGTGATCGGTTTGAATGGTATCAAATGTATCAAAAAAATTTTCCATTTACGAAAGAAGAGCAACTTCTCATGTTTGCTTATATGACGTATCCATCACAATTTATTCGACAAATCGGGTCTTATAGGAAAAGAAAAGATAATCGCAGCGAGGAAAATGAACTGCGCGAAGTAAAGAGTTTGCAACAATCGCATTGGCTCGTTAGCAATATAGAATATTTCCTGTCACAATTACAAGCTGCCCAGCAAGGGAACGGGTAA
- a CDS encoding bifunctional folylpolyglutamate synthase/dihydrofolate synthase: MIHTYEEAIGWIHTRLKFGIKPGLERMSWMLEELGNPERHIKCVHLAGTNGKGSTLTYMRYMLEGAKYKVGTFTSPYIETFNERISVNGTPIADEEITELVKMVKPVVEKLDETDLGEATEFEIITVMAICYFGKVNFCDVVLFETGLGGRFDSTNVIHPVLTIITNIGHDHMHILGNTLGEIAYEKAGIIKSGVPVITGVQDEEALQVIQNVAKENHANLYELGNHFTVLHKQSNEDGEQFDFTCPFSAFEDLQISMKGIHQVGNAALALMAVMYVKTYLSFLIEEEVIRTGLREAYWIGRFEKLQSNPDIIIDGAHNPEGIESLVKTVEAHYKDKNVIVLFTALGDKQLHNMVGQLETIADEIIFTTFAFDRAISADKLASYSQKESKLVFENWKEAIDTKVEMIGKNDVFIITGSLYFISEVRKYIREKN; the protein is encoded by the coding sequence GTGATACATACATACGAAGAAGCGATAGGGTGGATTCATACCCGGTTGAAATTTGGTATTAAACCAGGATTAGAAAGAATGAGTTGGATGCTAGAAGAGCTCGGAAATCCAGAGCGTCATATAAAATGTGTTCATCTTGCTGGTACAAATGGAAAAGGTTCAACGTTAACATATATGCGCTACATGTTAGAAGGCGCGAAATATAAGGTAGGAACGTTTACCTCTCCTTACATCGAAACATTTAATGAGCGCATTAGTGTGAATGGAACACCAATTGCAGATGAAGAGATTACTGAACTCGTAAAGATGGTAAAGCCAGTCGTTGAAAAGCTAGATGAGACAGATTTAGGGGAAGCGACTGAGTTTGAAATTATTACTGTTATGGCAATTTGCTATTTCGGTAAAGTCAATTTCTGTGATGTTGTTTTATTTGAAACAGGGCTTGGTGGACGTTTTGATTCTACCAATGTTATACACCCTGTTCTCACGATTATTACGAATATCGGTCACGATCATATGCATATTTTAGGGAATACACTAGGAGAAATTGCATATGAAAAGGCGGGGATTATTAAGTCTGGCGTGCCGGTAATTACTGGTGTACAAGATGAAGAAGCTTTGCAAGTCATTCAAAATGTTGCAAAGGAAAATCATGCAAACTTATACGAACTTGGCAATCATTTTACAGTGTTACATAAACAGTCTAACGAAGATGGGGAACAGTTTGATTTTACTTGTCCTTTTTCCGCATTTGAAGATTTGCAAATCTCAATGAAAGGTATTCATCAAGTAGGAAATGCAGCGCTAGCACTTATGGCGGTAATGTATGTAAAAACATATTTATCATTTTTAATTGAGGAAGAGGTAATAAGAACGGGATTACGGGAAGCGTATTGGATTGGGCGCTTTGAAAAGCTACAAAGTAACCCGGATATTATTATAGATGGTGCTCATAATCCAGAAGGTATTGAAAGCCTTGTGAAAACAGTAGAAGCGCATTATAAAGATAAAAATGTAATAGTTTTATTTACTGCCCTTGGTGATAAACAATTGCATAACATGGTAGGCCAATTAGAAACCATTGCAGATGAAATTATTTTTACAACATTCGCCTTTGATCGTGCTATTTCTGCCGACAAGCTTGCATCATATTCGCAAAAAGAATCAAAACTAGTTTTTGAAAATTGGAAAGAGGCAATTGATACAAAAGTTGAAATGATAGGGAAAAATGATGTTTTTATCATAACAGGTTCTCTTTATTTCATTTCTGAAGTTCGAAAATATATTCGAGAGAAAAACTAG